CTTCAACATCTTCAGAAATGATAAGTAAAGGACGACCTGTCTGAGCTGTAGCTTCAAGAACAGGAAGCATATCTTTCATAGTAGAAACCTTCTTGTCATAAATAAGAATGTAAGGATTCTCGAGGTCAGCTTCCATTTTCTCAGCGTTTGTTACAAAGTATGCGGAGATATAACCACGGTCGAACTGCATACCTTCAACAACTTCAACTGATGTTGTGGTTCCTTTTGACTCTTCAACAGTTATAACACCTTCTTTGTGAACTTTACCCATAGCTTCTGCGATAAGTCTTCCTATTTCCTCATCGTCGTTCGCAGATATTCTTGCTACCTGTTCGATTTTCTTAAGGTCATCACCAACAACTTTAGCCTGACCTGCAAGATGTTTAACAACTTTCTCAACTGCCTTGTCAATACCTCTTTTAACATCCATAGGATTTGCACCTGCAGTAATGTTTTTCAGACCTACATTAATAATAGCCTGGGCAAGTACTGTAGCAGTAGTTGTTCCGTCACCGGCAATATCTCCTGTCTTGGAAGCAACCTCTTTAACCATCTGGGCACCCATGTTCTGGTATGCATCGGCAAGCTCTATATCTTTTGCAACGGTAACACCGTCTTTTGTTATCTGGGGAGCACCATATTTTTTCTCAAGAACTACGTGACGGCCTTTTGGACCGAGTGTCACTTTAACTGCATCAGCTAACTGATCAACACCTTCCTTAAGGAGGGCGCGTGCATCAATATTGAATTTAATCTCTTTTGCCATATCATTAAAATTTATATTTGTTATCTGAAAATTAAGCTATAAAAAGGATATCTGTCTGAGAAACTAAAAGATAGTCTTCACCGTCGATTGAAAGCTCCTGACCAGCATACTTTCCGTAAAGAACGACATCGCCCTTCTTTACTTCCATCTCTTCATCTTTTTTTGCTGCACCTACCAGAACAACTTTTCCCTGACGGGGTTTTTCCTTTGCGGAATCCGGGATAATAATACCACTTGCAGTTTTTTCTTCAGCTTCATTCGGTTTCACAAGAACCTTACCTGCTAAAATTTTTCCTTTTAATTGTGCCATTTTATATAGTTTTAAAGTTAAACATCAATTTCCGACTTCCTACTTAAGCATATTCTATGCCAAATTGAAAATAGTGCCATTTTGTATTCTATTAAAATAAAAAAGTGTCAGTATGTGACAAACTGACACTTTTTTTAAATATTTCAATAAAATAAGTTCTAGTTTCCTGGTGTCTGCTGGCCCGGAGCAGGAGTTGGATTTGTTGCCGGAGGAACAGCGGTAGGAAGTGTTGGAATTGCATTAGGGTCAACAGCATTCTGAATCTGACTCTCGATTCTTGATTTTCCTGCACCCTCTCCGCGTGGAATCGTTGCAGTTGCTACAACACAGAGAATCAGAATCGCTCCTGCCAG
This genomic stretch from Bacteroidales bacterium harbors:
- the secG gene encoding preprotein translocase subunit SecG, which produces MYIFVSVLVIVACFLQILIVLVQNSKGGGLAANFTSAGQSMGIRKTADFLEKSTWTLAGAILILCVVATATIPRGEGAGKSRIESQIQNAVDPNAIPTLPTAVPPATNPTPAPGQQTPGN
- a CDS encoding co-chaperone GroES; this encodes MAQLKGKILAGKVLVKPNEAEEKTASGIIIPDSAKEKPRQGKVVLVGAAKKDEEMEVKKGDVVLYGKYAGQELSIDGEDYLLVSQTDILFIA